AGCCCAGCCATTCCCGGATTTGCCCCCAAGTTGAAACGCGCCCCGCAGCGCGCTATCTTGACGACGGCGGGCGCGAGGAGTATCCTTGCGCATGGGGCGCGCGGCGTCCGTCCCCGCAATCCACGCCTGGGGGTGAGGCGACATGACGCCAGGAGAACTGGCCGTGATGATCAAGCAGATGGCCCGCGATCGGGACTGGGACCTGGCGGGCATCTGCGCGCCCGAGGGCGACGGCCTGCCCGCGTGGGTGGGGAGCGTGGTGGTCCTGGGGTTGTACACGCCCGACGACGCCTACGACTTCAACACGTATGTGGAGATCGCGGGGCGCCGCCGCTGGCACAAGGTGGCCTACGAAGCGCTGGTGGCGCGCGCGGCGCTCTTGGCGCTGGACCTCATCGCGCGGGGCGTTCGGGCCGAGCCGCTCACGTTTGTGGACTCGGCGAGCCTGGTGAACCTGCGTGAGGCGGCGGTGCGGGCAGGGCTAGGCGTGCGCGGGCTGAACGGGCTGGTCGTTACGCGGGAATTCGGGCCGAGGGTGCGGTTGGGGGCGGTATTCGTGGAGCCGCCACTCCCGCCCGACACTCCCGTACCCGACTATTATTGCGCCTCTTGTTCCATCTGCATCAGCCGCTGCCCCACGGGCGCGCTCACCGCATGGGGATTTGATCGCAGTCGGTGCATCGCGGAGTTCGCCCCGTCGCCTGAGATGCGAGCCAAGCAGCAGCGCGAGGTGAAGCAGATCACTCCTTTCACCCGCCTGCAGTGCAACCTGTGCATCAGCAGTTGCCCCATCGGCAAGAAGCGCGCGGCGACATGGTGGGACGGCGAATAGCCGCCCGGCACTGCTCGGTGCTCTTTTCCCACACAGAGGCACGAGGACACAAAGGAGAAACTCTGTGCCTTTGTGTCTCC
This genomic interval from Chloroflexota bacterium contains the following:
- a CDS encoding epoxyqueuosine reductase — its product is MTPGELAVMIKQMARDRDWDLAGICAPEGDGLPAWVGSVVVLGLYTPDDAYDFNTYVEIAGRRRWHKVAYEALVARAALLALDLIARGVRAEPLTFVDSASLVNLREAAVRAGLGVRGLNGLVVTREFGPRVRLGAVFVEPPLPPDTPVPDYYCASCSICISRCPTGALTAWGFDRSRCIAEFAPSPEMRAKQQREVKQITPFTRLQCNLCISSCPIGKKRAATWWDGE